In Silene latifolia isolate original U9 population chromosome 3, ASM4854445v1, whole genome shotgun sequence, a single window of DNA contains:
- the LOC141649722 gene encoding uncharacterized protein LOC141649722 — protein MYVCLKACKVGFLAGCRPFIGIDGCHLKGAYLGMCLVAVVMDANNNLYPVAWAVVEGLVEAFNTVTSKDEIRFCVRHIWANFKLQFSGPDYKEPFWKAAKSTSLAEFNRELEGIKFLSPKAHEYLASIPAKHWSRHAFSTTSKTNFLLNNMCESFNAVLKEARDKPIITLMEWIRRYVMKRHYDKRVGVVGYEGTVMPFVTKYLKWADNKARLCSFMSIQ, from the exons ATGTATGTGTGTTTGAAGGCTTGTAAGGTTGGGTTTCTGGCTGGTTGTAGACCATTTATTGGTATTGATGGATGCCATCTAAAAGGGGCTTACCTAGGCATGTGTTTGGTAGCAGTTGTCATGGATGCCAATAACAACCTATATCCAGTTGCATGGGCTGTTGTAGAG GGTCTTGTGGAGGCTTTCAATACTGTCACTTCGAAGGATGAGATCAGATTTTGTGTAAGGCATATTTGGGCAAATTTCAAGCTACAGTTTAGTGGCCCAGATTATAAGGAACCCTTCTGGAAGGCTGCCAAATCCACTTCCTTGGCAGAGTTCAATAGGGAATTGGAGGGAATCAAATTTCTAAGCCCAAAAGCCCATGAATACCTGGCCTCAATTCCTGCAAAGCATTGGTCAAGACATGCCTTCTCCACCACAAGTAAGACCAACTTTTTATTGAACAATATGTGTGAGTCTTTCAATGCTGTCTTGAAAGAAGCAAGAGATAAGCCTATAATAACCCTAATGGAATGGATAAGAAGATATGTTATGAAGAGGCACTATGACAAAAGAGTTGGGGTTGTTGGCTATGAGGGAACAGTCATGCCATTTGTGACTAAGTACCTAAAGTGGGCTGATAATAAGGCAAGGTTGTGTAGCTTTATGTCCATTCAATAA